A stretch of the Corylus avellana chromosome ca6, CavTom2PMs-1.0 genome encodes the following:
- the LOC132183733 gene encoding probable serine/threonine-protein kinase SIS8 isoform X3, translating into MHASQNYNSLSYDDKILDGFYDLYGVMTESTSERMPSLVDLQGTPVSDTITWEAVLVNRAADANLLKLEQRALELAVESRSNSLVFVGSNLVRTLAILVADYMGGPVGDPDNMSREWKSLSYRLKATLGSMVLPLGSLTIGLARHRALLFKVLADSVGFPCRLVKGQQYTGSDAAAMNFVKIDDGREYIVDLMADPGTLIPSDAAGSHIEYDESFISASPLSRDIDSSHMASSSSGVGSSFEEHSDFGTLDKRPRFSNLAALGKECDDRSDFTSANITRPTSSDEEHKSCLDDFRTPSHVEKVPVREPPGRPNYPYMHTRSPSWTEGITSPAVRRMKVKDVSQYMIDAAKENPQLAQKLHDVLLESGVVAPPNLFSEIYPDQLDVSAVEARSPTEDKDEGKHGIGTQEMKGQDDADPRILPPLPPHRVHSKARISSGQLEHLKSVEGLGINLPLDTVEVTRQPISSQLEVTPVKYTKNVPVAAAAAAAAAVVASSMVVAVAKSSSDSNFELPVAAAATATAAAVVATTAAVSKQYEQGAKSDGDADGAGYEPRGSGDRQHDASGAISEGERISDSSAGNDSTKSDVTLDEVGELEIQWEEITLGERIGLGSYGEVYRGDWHGTEVAVKKFLNQDISGESLEEFKSEVRIMKRLRHPNVVLFMGAVTRAPNLSIVTEFLPRGSLYRLIHRPNNQLDERRRLRMALDAARGMNYLHNCSPVIVHRDLKSPNLLVDKNWVVKVCDFGLSRMKNSTFLSSRSTAGTAEWMAPEVLRNEPADEKCDVYSFGVILWELSTLQQPWGGMNPMQVVGAVGFQHRRLDIPDDMDPGIADIIQKCWETDPKLRPTFAEIMAALKPLQKPVTSSQVPRPSTSVGGGREKAQPSRVAEE; encoded by the exons ATGCATGCTTCACAGAATTACAATTCTCTTAGCTATGATGACAAGATCTTGGATGGTTTCTATGACCTGTATGGAGTTATGACTGAGTCAACCTCAGAACGAATGCCTTCCCTTGTTGATTTGCAAGGAACACCAGTGTCAGACACAATCACCTGGGAAGCAGTTTTAGTCAATAGGGCCGCTGATGCTAATTTGTTGAAACTTGAACAGAGGGCTCTAGAGCTGGCAGTCGAATCAAGGTCCAATTCTCTAGTTTTTGTAGGTAGTAATTTGGTGCGAACGCTTGCTATTTTAGTTGCTGACTATATGGGTGGACCAGTTGGGGATCCTGACAACATGTCGAGAGAATGGAAAAGTCTCAGTTACAGGTTGAAAGCAACACTTGGTAGCATGGTTTTGCCGCTTGGTTCTCTGACAATTGGATTGGCTCGTCACCGTGCATTACTGTTCAAG GTTTTGGCTGATAGTGTGGGTTTCCCATGCCGATTGGTTAAAGGACAGCAGTACACGGGGTCTGATGCTGCGGCAATGAACTTTGTAAAGATTGATGATGGAAG GGAGTATATCGTTGACCTAATGGCAGATCCCGGTACACTTATTCCATCTGATGCAGCTGGGTCACATATAGAATATGATGAGTCGTTCATTTCTGCAAGCCCTTTGTCTAGAGATATCGACTCCTCTCATATGGCCTCTTCAAGCAGTGGGGTTGGAAGTTCATTTGAAGAACATTCAGACTTTGGGACATTGGACAAGAGGCCTCGGTTCAGCAATTTAGCTGCTTTAGGAAAAGAATGTGATGACAGAAGTGATTTCACTTCTGCAAATATAACCAGGCCAACTTCAAGTGATGAAGAGCACAAGTCATGCTTAGACGATTTTAGAACTCCCTCCCATGTAGAGAAGGTGCCTGTGCGGGAGCCTCCTGGCAGGCCTAATTATCCTTACATGCATACAAGATCTCCTTCTTGGACTGAAGGTATTACCTCACCTGCTGTACGTAGAATGAAAGTGAAAGATGTTTCACAATACATGATTGATGCTGCCAAGGAGAATCCACAATTAGCTCAAAAACTTCATGATGTGCTACTCGAGAGTGGTGTTGTCGCTCCACCAAACTTGTTTAGTGAAATTTATCCTGATCAGTTAGATGTGTCAGCAGTTGAGGCCAGGTCCCCAACTGAAGATAAAGATGAAGGTAAGCATGGGATTGGAACCCAAGAAATGAAAGGTCAAGATGATGCTGATCCTCGAATTTTGCCTCCTTTGCCTCCCCACAGAGTGCACTCTAAAGCAAGAATTTCTTCTGGTCAACTGGAGCATCTTAAATCTGTGGAAGGCTTAGGGATTAACCTTCCGCTTGATACAGTGGAAGTAACTAGACAGCCTATCTCATCACAGCTTGAAGTAACTCCtgtaaaatatacaaaaaacgtacctgttgctgctgctgcggCAGCTGCAGCAGCTGTTGTTGCATCTTCAATGGTAGTTGCTGTAGCAAAGTCAAGTAGCGACTCCAATTTTGAACTTCCAGTAGCAGCTGCTGCCACTGCTACTGCTGCAGCTGTGGTTGCAACAACTGCAGCCGTCAGTAAGCAGTATGAGCAGGGCGCAAAAAGTGATGGAGATGCAGATGGTGCTGGTTATGAGCCACGGGGTAGTGGTGACCGACAGCACGATGCTTCTGGAGCCATTTCAGAAGGAGAGAGAATATCAGATAGCTCGGCAGGTAATGATAGCACAAAATCTGATGTCACACTTGATGAAGTTGGAGAACTCGAGATTCAATGGGAGGAGATCACCTTGGGTGAGCGTATCGGACTTG GATCATATGGGGAGGTATATCGTGGAGACTGGCATGGAACT GAAGTGGCTGTGAAGAAGTTTCTAAACCAAGATATTTCTGGTGAATCACTTGAGGAATTCAAAAGTGAG GTTCGGATAATGAAAAGACTCAGGCATCCAAATGTTGTTCTCTTCATGGGAGCTGTAACACGTGCCCCAAATCTTTCAATTGTCACTGAATTTCTTCCCAG aGGTAGTTTGTATAGGCTGATTCACCGGCCTAACAATCAATTAGATGAAAGAAGGCGGTTGAGGATGGCCCTTGATGCT GCTCGGGGAATGAATTATTTGCACAACTGCTCTCCCGTAATAGTACACCGTGATTTGAAGTCCCCAAATCTTCTTGTTGATAAAAATTGGGTTGTGAAG GTGTGCGATTTTGGGTTGTCACGGATGAAAAATAGCACATTTCTCTCTTCAAGGTCAACTGCAGGGACG GCTGAGTGGATGGCCCCAGAAGTGCTAAGAAACGAACCTGCAGATGAAAA GTGCGATGTATATAGCTTTGGAGTCATACTATGGGAGCTCTCTACATTGCAACAACCATGGGGGGGAATGAACCCAATGCAAGTTGTTGGTGCAGTTGGATTTCAACATCGGCGTCTTGATATTCCAGACGATATGGATCCTGGCATTGCAGATATTATTCAGAAATGCTGGGAGAC AGACCCAAAATTGAGACCTACATTTGCTGAGATCATGGCTGCTCTGAAGCCGTTGCAGAAGCCTGTAACCAGTTCTCAAGTTCCCAGACCAAGTACATCCGTTGGCGGTGGACGTGAGAAGGCTCAGCCATCACGAGTTGCAGAGGAATGA
- the LOC132183733 gene encoding probable serine/threonine-protein kinase SIS8 isoform X4: protein MSREWKSLSYRLKATLGSMVLPLGSLTIGLARHRALLFKVLADSVGFPCRLVKGQQYTGSDAAAMNFVKIDDGREYIVDLMADPGTLIPSDAAGSHIEYDESFISASPLSRDIDSSHMASSSSGVGSSFEEHSDFGTLDKRPRFSNLAALGKECDDRSDFTSANITRPTSSDEEHKSCLDDFRTPSHVEKVPVREPPGRPNYPYMHTRSPSWTEGITSPAVRRMKVKDVSQYMIDAAKENPQLAQKLHDVLLESGVVAPPNLFSEIYPDQLDVSAVEARSPTEDKDEGKHGIGTQEMKGQDDADPRILPPLPPHRVHSKARISSGQLEHLKSVEGLGINLPLDTVEVTRQPISSQLEVTPVKYTKNVPVAAAAAAAAAVVASSMVVAVAKSSSDSNFELPVAAAATATAAAVVATTAAVSKQYEQGAKSDGDADGAGYEPRGSGDRQHDASGAISEGERISDSSAGNDSTKSDVTLDEVGELEIQWEEITLGERIGLGSYGEVYRGDWHGTEVAVKKFLNQDISGESLEEFKSEVRIMKRLRHPNVVLFMGAVTRAPNLSIVTEFLPRGSLYRLIHRPNNQLDERRRLRMALDAARGMNYLHNCSPVIVHRDLKSPNLLVDKNWVVKVCDFGLSRMKNSTFLSSRSTAGTAEWMAPEVLRNEPADEKCDVYSFGVILWELSTLQQPWGGMNPMQVVGAVGFQHRRLDIPDDMDPGIADIIQKCWETDPKLRPTFAEIMAALKPLQKPVTSSQVPRPSTSVGGGREKAQPSRVAEE from the exons ATGTCGAGAGAATGGAAAAGTCTCAGTTACAGGTTGAAAGCAACACTTGGTAGCATGGTTTTGCCGCTTGGTTCTCTGACAATTGGATTGGCTCGTCACCGTGCATTACTGTTCAAG GTTTTGGCTGATAGTGTGGGTTTCCCATGCCGATTGGTTAAAGGACAGCAGTACACGGGGTCTGATGCTGCGGCAATGAACTTTGTAAAGATTGATGATGGAAG GGAGTATATCGTTGACCTAATGGCAGATCCCGGTACACTTATTCCATCTGATGCAGCTGGGTCACATATAGAATATGATGAGTCGTTCATTTCTGCAAGCCCTTTGTCTAGAGATATCGACTCCTCTCATATGGCCTCTTCAAGCAGTGGGGTTGGAAGTTCATTTGAAGAACATTCAGACTTTGGGACATTGGACAAGAGGCCTCGGTTCAGCAATTTAGCTGCTTTAGGAAAAGAATGTGATGACAGAAGTGATTTCACTTCTGCAAATATAACCAGGCCAACTTCAAGTGATGAAGAGCACAAGTCATGCTTAGACGATTTTAGAACTCCCTCCCATGTAGAGAAGGTGCCTGTGCGGGAGCCTCCTGGCAGGCCTAATTATCCTTACATGCATACAAGATCTCCTTCTTGGACTGAAGGTATTACCTCACCTGCTGTACGTAGAATGAAAGTGAAAGATGTTTCACAATACATGATTGATGCTGCCAAGGAGAATCCACAATTAGCTCAAAAACTTCATGATGTGCTACTCGAGAGTGGTGTTGTCGCTCCACCAAACTTGTTTAGTGAAATTTATCCTGATCAGTTAGATGTGTCAGCAGTTGAGGCCAGGTCCCCAACTGAAGATAAAGATGAAGGTAAGCATGGGATTGGAACCCAAGAAATGAAAGGTCAAGATGATGCTGATCCTCGAATTTTGCCTCCTTTGCCTCCCCACAGAGTGCACTCTAAAGCAAGAATTTCTTCTGGTCAACTGGAGCATCTTAAATCTGTGGAAGGCTTAGGGATTAACCTTCCGCTTGATACAGTGGAAGTAACTAGACAGCCTATCTCATCACAGCTTGAAGTAACTCCtgtaaaatatacaaaaaacgtacctgttgctgctgctgcggCAGCTGCAGCAGCTGTTGTTGCATCTTCAATGGTAGTTGCTGTAGCAAAGTCAAGTAGCGACTCCAATTTTGAACTTCCAGTAGCAGCTGCTGCCACTGCTACTGCTGCAGCTGTGGTTGCAACAACTGCAGCCGTCAGTAAGCAGTATGAGCAGGGCGCAAAAAGTGATGGAGATGCAGATGGTGCTGGTTATGAGCCACGGGGTAGTGGTGACCGACAGCACGATGCTTCTGGAGCCATTTCAGAAGGAGAGAGAATATCAGATAGCTCGGCAGGTAATGATAGCACAAAATCTGATGTCACACTTGATGAAGTTGGAGAACTCGAGATTCAATGGGAGGAGATCACCTTGGGTGAGCGTATCGGACTTG GATCATATGGGGAGGTATATCGTGGAGACTGGCATGGAACT GAAGTGGCTGTGAAGAAGTTTCTAAACCAAGATATTTCTGGTGAATCACTTGAGGAATTCAAAAGTGAG GTTCGGATAATGAAAAGACTCAGGCATCCAAATGTTGTTCTCTTCATGGGAGCTGTAACACGTGCCCCAAATCTTTCAATTGTCACTGAATTTCTTCCCAG aGGTAGTTTGTATAGGCTGATTCACCGGCCTAACAATCAATTAGATGAAAGAAGGCGGTTGAGGATGGCCCTTGATGCT GCTCGGGGAATGAATTATTTGCACAACTGCTCTCCCGTAATAGTACACCGTGATTTGAAGTCCCCAAATCTTCTTGTTGATAAAAATTGGGTTGTGAAG GTGTGCGATTTTGGGTTGTCACGGATGAAAAATAGCACATTTCTCTCTTCAAGGTCAACTGCAGGGACG GCTGAGTGGATGGCCCCAGAAGTGCTAAGAAACGAACCTGCAGATGAAAA GTGCGATGTATATAGCTTTGGAGTCATACTATGGGAGCTCTCTACATTGCAACAACCATGGGGGGGAATGAACCCAATGCAAGTTGTTGGTGCAGTTGGATTTCAACATCGGCGTCTTGATATTCCAGACGATATGGATCCTGGCATTGCAGATATTATTCAGAAATGCTGGGAGAC AGACCCAAAATTGAGACCTACATTTGCTGAGATCATGGCTGCTCTGAAGCCGTTGCAGAAGCCTGTAACCAGTTCTCAAGTTCCCAGACCAAGTACATCCGTTGGCGGTGGACGTGAGAAGGCTCAGCCATCACGAGTTGCAGAGGAATGA